In the genome of Thermodesulfobacteriota bacterium, the window CGGCCCAAGCGATCTCGAGCCCCAGGAGGAGGAGCACGAGGAGCCCGGCCACCAGGGCGAGGCCGAAGAGTCCTTCGGGGCCCATCAGACCTCCTTCTCCCAATCGGGACCCGCGAGCGCCTTCACGAGCTCCGCGAGGAGCTGGAGGGTGAGGAGCCCGGAGCCGAGCACCAGCGAGAGCTGGGGCCACTGCATGGGCACTCGGAGCCAGCTTCCGCTGCGGGTTCCGAAGAGCATCGTGAAGGAGACGAGGTCGTAGCTCGCCTGGATCATCACGAAGCCGAAGGCCGCGGCCACGGCCAGGGTGACCACCCGGAGGACCCGCTGCACCTTGGGAGGAAGAACCGTGACCAGGAACTCCACCCGCACGTGTCCCCGTTCCTTCCAGGTGTACCCGAGACCCAGAAAGGTGACCGCGACGAGGGCGTACCCCCCCATCTCGTCCGCCACCGCGATGGGCGCCGTCGGCAGCACGTACCGGGTGAAGACCTCCACCAGGATCAGCGCCATGAGGAGGAAGACCGCCCAGCCCATCAGGTGGCCCACCACGTCCGAGACGAGGTCCATGGACCGAACCAGGCGCCTGACCATGCCCAACGCTCCCCCGCGGGGGGCGGCGGGGGGCGCGCCCCCGCCGCCCGCGCGGCTCACTTGCCCGTGAAGGCGCGGTACTTGGCGACCACGTCGCGAATCACGGCGAGGAGCTCGGTGCCCTCCTTGCCGGTCTGCTTGAGCCACTCCGCCTCGACGGGCTTGGCGAGCTCAAGGGCCCGTGCCTGGTCCTCCTTGGAGAGTTGCACGCGCTTGACGCCGCTCAGCTCCACCGCGTCCACGCTCAGGATGTACTCCGCCGTGGTGGACAGGCTCACCATCTGCTCCACCTCGCGCCCGACGTCCATCAGGATCTTCTGGAGGTCCGCCGGGAGGGACTCGAACTTCCGCTTGTTGACCACCGTCACGGCGGTCCAGGTGGGGGACAGCGGGGTGAGGGTGAACGTCTTGGACGCCTGGGCGAGCCCGATGGAGTACCCGTACCCCAGGCTCGTGAGCACGGCGTCGATGGTGCCGGCCATCATGGCGGGGGCGAGCTCGGAACCCGAGATCGTCACGGGGCCCATGCCCAGGGCCCGGAGCCCGATGGTGGGCAGGGAACCCCCTGCCCGCACCTTGAGGCCCTTGAGGTCATCGAGGGTCTTGACGTCCTTCTTGGCCCACACCCCGTTGGCCGGGTCCCACTGGGTGACGAACCAGTACTTGAGGTTGAGCTTGCCCATGGTCTCGTCGTAGACCTTGCGCACCCGGGGGTCCTGGTAGATCGCGAGCTCCTCGGCCAGGCCCTGCACCGGGTCCTCGGCGACGATGCCCGGGATCTCGCCCCAGTTCCAGAGCGGGTAGGTGCCCGAGTGCCAGGGCATGGGAACGTCACCCAGGTCGGCCTTGCCCTGGGCCACGGCCTGG includes:
- the dctP gene encoding TRAP transporter substrate-binding protein DctP; this translates as MGKRWGLGVLAVGCILGGLAATPPAAQSQDKQVHELTFAWNDIWGPKFRASQVYAPGGVLQRMLHERSGGRLQLKIISRMFPSTDILQAVAQGKADLGDVPMPWHSGTYPLWNWGEIPGIVAEDPVQGLAEELAIYQDPRVRKVYDETMGKLNLKYWFVTQWDPANGVWAKKDVKTLDDLKGLKVRAGGSLPTIGLRALGMGPVTISGSELAPAMMAGTIDAVLTSLGYGYSIGLAQASKTFTLTPLSPTWTAVTVVNKRKFESLPADLQKILMDVGREVEQMVSLSTTAEYILSVDAVELSGVKRVQLSKEDQARALELAKPVEAEWLKQTGKEGTELLAVIRDVVAKYRAFTGK
- a CDS encoding TRAP transporter small permease subunit, which translates into the protein MVRRLVRSMDLVSDVVGHLMGWAVFLLMALILVEVFTRYVLPTAPIAVADEMGGYALVAVTFLGLGYTWKERGHVRVEFLVTVLPPKVQRVLRVVTLAVAAAFGFVMIQASYDLVSFTMLFGTRSGSWLRVPMQWPQLSLVLGSGLLTLQLLAELVKALAGPDWEKEV